The Mycolicibacterium duvalii DNA window ATGTCGGATTCCTACTACGAACTCCTCGACGCCGACAGCGAGCACGGCGAACGGTTCCACGCCACCGACTTCGTGCGCAGCACCTGGTCGGCGGCGATCCAGCACGCCGCGCCGGTGTCGGCCCTGCTGGTGCGGGCGTTACAGCGCTGCGAGCCGCGGGACGACACCCGGCTGAGCCGGGTGCTGGTCGACCTGCTCGGGCCGGTGCCCGCCGACGGTGACCTGTGGGTGCGGGCCCGGCGGGAACGCTCGGGCAGGCAGATCGAGTTGTTCAGCGCCGAGATGGCCGCGCCGGGACCCGACGGTCGGCCACGCCCGGTGGCGCGGGCGAGCGGATGGCGGTTGCAGACCCTCGACACCGCGGCGATCACCCACGCCTCGGCCGAGGCGCTGCGTCCGGTGGCCGAGGCGATAAGCCGTGACATGAAGAAGGACTGGGACCCCAACTACGTCCACAGTCTGGACTGGCGCTGGCTCACCGAACCGCTCGCATCCGGGGCCGGCGAGTCGTGGATCCGGCCCGAGGTGGATCTGGTCAAAGGTGAGGCGATGAACCCGCTGGAAAGGCTGTTCGCCGTGGCCGACGACGCCAACGGGATCGGCACCAAGCTCGATCCGCGCGAGTACACATTCCTCAACACCGATCTCGTGGTGCACATCCACCGGATGCCGGACGGCGAATGGGTCGGCATCCGCGCCGAGACCAACTACGGACCCGACGGGGTCGGCGCCACGATCGGCACGCTGTTCGACGAACGCGGCGCCGTCGGAGCCATTCAGCAGTCGGTTCTGGTTCGCCCACGGCCGCCGAAAGATCCTCCCGCGGAATAGCATTCCCGGTTGCGGAGCGCGCCTCGACCACAGCCGGGAACGCTATTCCGCCGCGCGGGTGGTGCGCGAGGCAGTTCAGTCGGTCAGCCGCAGCGCGGCGACCGGGCACTGGGTGACCGCCTGTTGCATCCGCGCCCGGTCCTGCTCGGGCCGTTCGGGTTGGTGGATCACCACGCTACCCTCGTCGAGCACCTCGAAAACCTCGTCGGCGATCGTCTCGCAGATGCCGTGTCCGGTACATCTGCCCAGATCCACTGACACTCTCATGGGGCCCTCCGATCGACGCCGAATAGCGTGACATTTCACCGATATTTTGTAAAGTAGGTCCATGCCGCAATCGTCGGGTGCCGTTCCCGGGCCGCCCGATGCCGACAGCCCGGACAATCCCACCCGGGCGCGGATTCTGGCGGCAACGGCAGAGGTGCTGGGCCGCAACGGAACCGCCAAGTTATCCCTGTCAGATGTCGCAGCCCAGGCCGGGGTGTCCAGGCCGACGCTGTACCGCTATTTCGCCGACAAGCGCGAGCTGCTCGACGCGTTCGTCGTGTGGGAGCGCCGACTCTACGAGCAGGCGGTCGCCGAGGCAACCAGCGGGCTGCCCGCCCACGAACGACTCGATGCCGCACTGCGCATCATCGTGGAGTATCAACTGTCCTACCCCGGTCTGCGCATGGTCGACGTGGAGCCCGAGCAGGTCATCCGGCGATTGGCCCGGGTGCTCCCGCTGATGCGAGATCGTCTGCAGCGCTTGTGCACCGGCCCCGACGCCGCGTTGTCGGCGGCCACCGCGGTACGGGTGGCGATCTCGCAGTACCTGGTACGCAGTGACGACAGCGCCGACTTCCTGGCCCAGCTGCGACACGCCGCCGGCGTCAGGCACCCCTCCGGGTGATACTACGCCGAGCGGTTCGTGCGCTGAGCCAGTTCGGCGAGCACCTCTTCGGTGTGTTGCCCCAGCGTCGGTGCGACCGAGCCGATATGCACAGGCGTACCGTGGAAGTCGGCCGGCGAGGCCACCATCGGCACGCTGGAACCGTCGCCCTCGGGCACGTACACCACTCCTCCGGCCGCATGGAACTGCTCATCGGCGATCACGTCTTCGAGCGAGTTGATCGGCGACCAGAACAGATCTGGCTGGGCGGCGAAGGTTTCGGCCCACTCGTCGAGCGACTTGCCGGCGAAGATCGCGTCCAACTCGGCGATCAGCACCGCGGCGTTGGCCGCCCGCGCGCGGCCGGTGGCGAACCTCTCATCAGTGAGCCAGCTGAGTCGCTGCACCGCGGCACACAGTGCCGGCCAGTGCCGCTCCCCCTGTAGTCCGACGAGCCAGAACCGCCTCCCGTCTCCCGCGGTGTAGTTGTTCATGCACGGGTTGGCCATGGTCTCCCGTTGGCCGATCGCGATCGAATGCCCGGTCAGCAGAAAGGTGTTGAGGTCGAAGCTGACCGTGTAGGCGCCCTGGCGGTACAGCGAGGTGGTGACCAGTTGCCCGGTGCCGGTGCGTGCCCGCGCCACCAGCGCCGCACACACCGCACCGGCCAGCGTCATTCCGGCCATGTGGTCGCCCATGCCGCCGCGCTGGAACGGCGGCACATCGTCGGGCCGGGTGAGCAGGTGAGCCAGGCCCGAGCGAGCCCAGAACGCCGCCACGTCATAGGCGGGCCGGTCGGCATCGGGGCCCGTCGCGCCGTAGCCGGTGATCAAACCGTAGATCAACCGCGGGTTGGCCGCCGCGACCTTCTCGAAGTCCAAGCCGACGCGGCGCAGCGCACCCGCGCGGATGTTGGTCAGGAAGACGTCGGCCTCGGCGAGCAGATCGCGCGCGTGCTCCCGCCCCTCGTCGGTGGCCAGGTCCAGCACGATGCCCCGTTTGCCCCGGTTGTCCAATTCGAACGGCGGGTTCAACTCGCCGCTCGACTCGACCCCGCCGGCGGCAGATATGCCGAGCATGCGACCGAAGGTCCGCGCCGGATCACCGCCCGGCGGCTCGATCTTGACGACGTCGGCACCCCAGTCGGCGAGGATCCCAGCCGCCGCCGGGCCGGCGACCCACACACCCAGCTCGACGACACGGACGCCTTCCAATGGACCGGCCATTGCGATCACTCTCCTGCGCACTTTACAAAGTAACGGTACTTTGTAAGCCTGTTCTGGCTACCGGTCGAGCCTAGGAGGCAGGGGTGTCAGTTTTCGCCGATCGGATCGCACCCGCCTCGGGTCTGGTCTCCCATCTGGCCCGGGCCGCCCGCCGGATCGGTACGGACGCGTTGATCGGACGCGCGCGGTCGCTACCCCGCTCCGCCGCCGACCTCGACGCTGCGGCGCTGTCCGCGCTGACCGGGCGCGCGGTGAGTTCGGTGTCGGTGCTCGACGCCGATGCCGGCACGTCGTCGCGCGCCCGCCTGGAGCTCACCGGCCACGGTGTTCCTCCCACGGTCTTCGTCAAGACGGCGGCCGCGACGATGCCCATCCGCCTGATGGGCGAGCTGGGCAACCTCGCCGACACCGAGACGCGCTTCTATCAACAGCTTGCCCCCGCGCTGACCGACGTGCCGCGCGCCTATGGAGCCGGATTCGATTCCTGGACAGGGCGTTTCGTCATCGTGCTGGAGGATCTGGCGGCCACGCAGTGTGAGTTCCCGGACACGCTGCATCCGATCACCGTCGATCAGGCCGCGCAGGTCGTCGAGGTCCTGGCTGCGGTGCATGCCACGTTCTGGAACCGGCTGCCCGCGCGGCGCGGCAACGGACCGCTCGGTTGGCTCTACAGCGCGTCGGAGGACGACGTGTCGCTGCTCACCGCGCCGCTGCTGCGGTCGTCGACGCGGCGGCTGGCCGAACGCACGGACCTGCCGCTGGATCGTGGCCGGTTCATCAACGACCACTACCGCGCGGTGGCCGCACTGATCGACGCCCCACCGCACACCGTCATGCACGGCGACGCCCACCCGGGCAACCTCTACTTCCGCGACGGCCGGGCCGGGCTGTTGGACTGGCAGGCGGTGCGGCGCGGCCATCCCAGCCGGGAGCTGGCCTACACCCTGGTCACGAGCATGACGACGCAGGACCGGATCGCCGTGCAGCGCGATCTACTCGACGTGTACCGGCAGGCACTGGCCGCTGGTGGCGGGCCCGAGATCGCCCGCGACGAGTTGTGGGACCGCTACCGCAAGGGCGCGCTGTACCCGTACGTCGCGGCGCTGATCACCGCGGGCATGGGCGGGATGCAGGAAGAGACCATCGCGTTGAAAGGTCTGGACCGCGCGCTGGAGGCGCTCGCCGATCTCGAGACCGTGGCGCTGTTGGAGAAGGCGCTGTGACCGACTTCGCCCCGCGGGTCGCGGCCCGCGGGGGCTCGGACGCTCTACCATCGACACCGACCCGACAGCGAAGGCCGGCTCCGTGAACCAACCCGTATCCGATCGATCCGACACCACTGAGGACACCTCCACCCGGCATCGGATCCTGCAGGCGACGGCCGAGGTGCTCGCCCGCAGCGGCCAGACCAAACTCAGCCTCTCCGAGGTCGCCCTGCAAGCCGGCGTGTCCCGGCCGACGCTGTACCGCTGGTTCGCCGACAAACAGGCCCTACTCGAAGCGTTCGGCGTCTACGAGCGCGAAATGTTCCAGACCGGCATCGCGCGGGCCACCGCCGGGCTGCGCGGTTCGGAGCGCGTCGATGCCGCAATGCGGTTCATCGTCGCCTACCAGCAGTCCTACTCGGGCGTGCGTCTGGTCGACATCGAACCCGAGGTCGTCATCGCCCAGCTCTCCCGCATCATCCCCACCATGCGCGCGCAATTGGAGAAGCTGCTGCCCGGGCCCAACGGCGCGGTCAAGGCTGCCACCGCGATCCGCGTCGCGGTCTGCCACTACATCGTGCGCAGCGATGACGACGACCAATTCCTCGATCAGCTGCGCCACGCAGTCGGAATCAAGACAAGCTAACCGAAAACGCGTGACAGTCTGCTGAAAACTTGTAAAGCTAGGCAGCATGACGACTGCGCAGACAGATACGGGCGTGCTGGCCGGCGACGAGCGGATGCTGATCGACGGGGAATTGCAGACCACCGGCAGTGGCGCCACGTTCGACGTGATCCATCCGGCCAGCGAGCAGATCGCCGGACAGGCCACCGACGGCACCGTCGAGGACATGGGCCGGGCGGTGGCCGCGGCCCGGCGGGCGTTCGACGAAACCGACTGGTCGCGCGATCTGGAGTTCCGCCATCACTGCCTGACTCAATTGCACGAGGCGCTGGAGCGCAACAAGGAACGGCTGCGCCGCATCCTGATCACCGAGGTCGGCTGCCCGGTGTCGGTGACGGGCAGCCAGATCGAGAGCCCGATCGAGGAGGTCAAGCACTGGGCCGAACACGGCCGCAACTTCGACTATCTGGTCGACAACGGCGTGCACGACACACCACTGGGTCCGGCCCGCCGCAAGATCCACTACGAGGCGGTCGGCGTGGTCGGGGCGATCACGCCGTGGAACGTGCCGTTCTACCTCAACATCGCCGAGACGGTGCCCGCGCTGATGGCCGGCAACACCGTGGTTCTCAAGCCCGCACAGCTCACCCCGTGGTCGGGCAGCGAATACGGCCGCATCGTGGCCGAGGAGACCGACATCCCGGCCGGGGTGTTCAACGTGGTGGTCTCCAACGCCAATGAGGTCGGTGCGGCGCTGTCGGCGGACCCGAAGGTGGACATGATCACCTTCACCGGGTCCACGGCCACCGGCCGTGCGATCCTGGCCGCAGGCGCGCCGACGGTGAAGAAGACCCTGCTGGAGTTGGGTGGCAAGTCGGCCCACATCGTGCTCGACGACGCCGACTTCAGCGCCGCGCTCCCGATGGCGGCGATGATGGCCTGTGTGATGAGCGGGCAGTCCTGCATCCTGCCCAGCCGGATCCTGTTGCCGCGCAGCCGCTATGACGAGGGCATCGAAACGCTCAAGACGATGATGGAGAACTTCCCGGTCGGCGACCCGTGGACCCCGGGCAACATGCAGGGTCCGCAGATCAGCGAAGCCCAGCGCCAGAAGGTGCTCGGACTGATCAAGTCGGGTATCGATTCGGGCGCACGCCTGGTCACCGGAGGCGGGGTCCCGGAGAACCTGCCGGTCGGTTACTACACCCAGCCCACGCTGCTGGCCGATGTCGATCCGAATTCGCAGGTGGCTCAGGAAGAGATCTTCGGCCCGGTGCTCACCGTCACGCCGTACGACACCGACGACGAGGCCATCGCCATCGCCAACAACACCATCTACGGCCTCTCCGGTGAGGTGTCCAGCGCCGACGTCGACCGCGCGTTCGCGGTGGCCTGCCGGATGCGCACCGGCAACGTCACCATCAACGGCAAGAGCCACTTCGGCATCAACAGCCCGTTCGGCGGCACCAAACAGTCCGGTCTGGGCTACCGCAACGGTGAAGAGGGCTACAAGGAGTATCTGGAGGCCAAGACCATCGGCATGCCAGACCAGTGATGTCGCAGCGCGTCGGCGACCTTCTCGAGATCGAGAACCTGCTGACGCGGTACTGCCGCGCGGTCGATTCCCAGGACTGGGCGCTGTACCGGTCGATGTTCACCGCCGATGCGCGGGTGGACTATTCGGCGGCGGGTCTGTTCGTCGGCACCTGTGACGACGCGGTCGCCTACCTGACCCGGCATCAGAAGTCGATCACCGTGGGGATGCACTACCTCACCAACGTAGAGAGCCGGTTCGACGGCCAGACCGCCCATGTGGTGGCGATGTGGTTCAACGCCGTTGCGCTGCCTGGGAAGTCGGACATCAGCTTCTTCGGCGGGCGCTGGCACGACGAGATGACGCGGACCCCCGAAGGGTGGCGGATCCGCGACCTGCGACTGGAGGTGACGGGATGACCACTGCGGCACGGCTGACCGACGAGATGGAGATCCGGGCGCTGCTGAGCCGGTACGCCCGCGGCGTGGACACCAAGGACTGGGAGTTGTACCGGTCGGTGTTCACCGAGGACGCGGTGATCGACTACTCATCGGCCGGCATCCCGCCGGGATCGCGGGACGAGATCGTCGAGTTGTTCCGCGCGGCGTTCGAGCCGATTCCGTGGACGATGCACTACATCACCAACGTCGAGATCACCGACTTCAGCGCCGGCGCCGATGGCGAAACTGCCACGGTCCGCGCGATGTTCTACAACCCGATGCAGTTGCCCGGCATGGCCGAGCAGAGCACCTGCGGCGGCTACTACCACCACGACCTCGTCCGCACCCCCGAGGGTTGGCGCAGCAGGCACCTGCGTGAGGACAACGTGTGGTTCGTCAACAGACCGGGGGCGGCGGTCGGTCAGCTCTGAGCGGCCAACTGACCGCAGGCCGCGGCGATCTCCCGGCCGCGGGTGTCGCGCACCGTGCACGACACCCCCTTGGCCCGGACCCTGCGGACGAACTCGCGCTCCACCGGTTTGGGACTGGCGTCCCACTCGCTGCCCGGTGTGGGGTTCAGCGGGATCAAGTTGACGTGCACCAGCGGACCGAGTGTGGTGTGCAGCTTCTTGCCGAGCAGATCGGCTCGCCACGGCTGGTCGTTGACGTCGCGGATCAGCGCATACTCAATCGACACCCGGCGGCCGGTGACGTCGGCGTAATAGCGCGCGGCGTCGAGGACCTCGTCGACCCGCCAACGGTTGTTGACCGGAACCAGGGTGTCGCGCAGCTCGTCGTCGGGGGTGTGCAGCGACACCGCGAGGGTCACGTTGAGCTTCTCGTCGGCCAGCTTGCGGATCGCCGGTGCCAGACCCACGGTCGACACGGTCACCGCACGCGCGGAGATGCCGAATCCGTCCGGCGCGGCGGCGGTGATTCTCCGCAGCGCCGCGACCACCCGGTTGTAGTTGGCCAGCGGCTCCCCCATGCCCATGAAGACGATGTTCGACAGCCGCGCCCCCTCGCGGGCGCGCAGTTCGGCGGCGGCTAAGCGGACCTGCTCGAGGATCTCAGCGGTCGACAGGTTGCGCTTCAGGCCGCCCTGGCCCGTCGCGCAGAACGGGCAGGCCATACCGCAACCGGCCTGTGACGAGATGCACACGGTGTTGCGGTCCGGGTAGCG harbors:
- a CDS encoding TetR/AcrR family transcriptional regulator, encoding MPQSSGAVPGPPDADSPDNPTRARILAATAEVLGRNGTAKLSLSDVAAQAGVSRPTLYRYFADKRELLDAFVVWERRLYEQAVAEATSGLPAHERLDAALRIIVEYQLSYPGLRMVDVEPEQVIRRLARVLPLMRDRLQRLCTGPDAALSAATAVRVAISQYLVRSDDSADFLAQLRHAAGVRHPSG
- the rlmN gene encoding 23S rRNA (adenine(2503)-C(2))-methyltransferase RlmN, whose protein sequence is MPNPLPLVFDAPRRALPPRHFADLDDADRAAAVAELGLPAFRGKQLANQYFGRLIADPEQMTDLPAAVRAHVGATLFPALLSPDREIECDAGQTRKVLWRAVDQTTFESVLMRYPDRNTVCISSQAGCGMACPFCATGQGGLKRNLSTAEILEQVRLAAAELRAREGARLSNIVFMGMGEPLANYNRVVAALRRITAAAPDGFGISARAVTVSTVGLAPAIRKLADEKLNVTLAVSLHTPDDELRDTLVPVNNRWRVDEVLDAARYYADVTGRRVSIEYALIRDVNDQPWRADLLGKKLHTTLGPLVHVNLIPLNPTPGSEWDASPKPVEREFVRRVRAKGVSCTVRDTRGREIAAACGQLAAQS
- a CDS encoding thioesterase family protein, coding for MSDSYYELLDADSEHGERFHATDFVRSTWSAAIQHAAPVSALLVRALQRCEPRDDTRLSRVLVDLLGPVPADGDLWVRARRERSGRQIELFSAEMAAPGPDGRPRPVARASGWRLQTLDTAAITHASAEALRPVAEAISRDMKKDWDPNYVHSLDWRWLTEPLASGAGESWIRPEVDLVKGEAMNPLERLFAVADDANGIGTKLDPREYTFLNTDLVVHIHRMPDGEWVGIRAETNYGPDGVGATIGTLFDERGAVGAIQQSVLVRPRPPKDPPAE
- a CDS encoding CaiB/BaiF CoA transferase family protein — encoded protein: MAGPLEGVRVVELGVWVAGPAAAGILADWGADVVKIEPPGGDPARTFGRMLGISAAGGVESSGELNPPFELDNRGKRGIVLDLATDEGREHARDLLAEADVFLTNIRAGALRRVGLDFEKVAAANPRLIYGLITGYGATGPDADRPAYDVAAFWARSGLAHLLTRPDDVPPFQRGGMGDHMAGMTLAGAVCAALVARARTGTGQLVTTSLYRQGAYTVSFDLNTFLLTGHSIAIGQRETMANPCMNNYTAGDGRRFWLVGLQGERHWPALCAAVQRLSWLTDERFATGRARAANAAVLIAELDAIFAGKSLDEWAETFAAQPDLFWSPINSLEDVIADEQFHAAGGVVYVPEGDGSSVPMVASPADFHGTPVHIGSVAPTLGQHTEEVLAELAQRTNRSA
- a CDS encoding aldehyde dehydrogenase family protein; protein product: MTTAQTDTGVLAGDERMLIDGELQTTGSGATFDVIHPASEQIAGQATDGTVEDMGRAVAAARRAFDETDWSRDLEFRHHCLTQLHEALERNKERLRRILITEVGCPVSVTGSQIESPIEEVKHWAEHGRNFDYLVDNGVHDTPLGPARRKIHYEAVGVVGAITPWNVPFYLNIAETVPALMAGNTVVLKPAQLTPWSGSEYGRIVAEETDIPAGVFNVVVSNANEVGAALSADPKVDMITFTGSTATGRAILAAGAPTVKKTLLELGGKSAHIVLDDADFSAALPMAAMMACVMSGQSCILPSRILLPRSRYDEGIETLKTMMENFPVGDPWTPGNMQGPQISEAQRQKVLGLIKSGIDSGARLVTGGGVPENLPVGYYTQPTLLADVDPNSQVAQEEIFGPVLTVTPYDTDDEAIAIANNTIYGLSGEVSSADVDRAFAVACRMRTGNVTINGKSHFGINSPFGGTKQSGLGYRNGEEGYKEYLEAKTIGMPDQ
- a CDS encoding nuclear transport factor 2 family protein yields the protein MSQRVGDLLEIENLLTRYCRAVDSQDWALYRSMFTADARVDYSAAGLFVGTCDDAVAYLTRHQKSITVGMHYLTNVESRFDGQTAHVVAMWFNAVALPGKSDISFFGGRWHDEMTRTPEGWRIRDLRLEVTG
- a CDS encoding ferredoxin, whose protein sequence is MRVSVDLGRCTGHGICETIADEVFEVLDEGSVVIHQPERPEQDRARMQQAVTQCPVAALRLTD
- a CDS encoding TetR/AcrR family transcriptional regulator, giving the protein MNQPVSDRSDTTEDTSTRHRILQATAEVLARSGQTKLSLSEVALQAGVSRPTLYRWFADKQALLEAFGVYEREMFQTGIARATAGLRGSERVDAAMRFIVAYQQSYSGVRLVDIEPEVVIAQLSRIIPTMRAQLEKLLPGPNGAVKAATAIRVAVCHYIVRSDDDDQFLDQLRHAVGIKTS
- a CDS encoding phosphotransferase; translated protein: MSVFADRIAPASGLVSHLARAARRIGTDALIGRARSLPRSAADLDAAALSALTGRAVSSVSVLDADAGTSSRARLELTGHGVPPTVFVKTAAATMPIRLMGELGNLADTETRFYQQLAPALTDVPRAYGAGFDSWTGRFVIVLEDLAATQCEFPDTLHPITVDQAAQVVEVLAAVHATFWNRLPARRGNGPLGWLYSASEDDVSLLTAPLLRSSTRRLAERTDLPLDRGRFINDHYRAVAALIDAPPHTVMHGDAHPGNLYFRDGRAGLLDWQAVRRGHPSRELAYTLVTSMTTQDRIAVQRDLLDVYRQALAAGGGPEIARDELWDRYRKGALYPYVAALITAGMGGMQEETIALKGLDRALEALADLETVALLEKAL
- a CDS encoding nuclear transport factor 2 family protein, which encodes MTTAARLTDEMEIRALLSRYARGVDTKDWELYRSVFTEDAVIDYSSAGIPPGSRDEIVELFRAAFEPIPWTMHYITNVEITDFSAGADGETATVRAMFYNPMQLPGMAEQSTCGGYYHHDLVRTPEGWRSRHLREDNVWFVNRPGAAVGQL